One window of the Cohnella hashimotonis genome contains the following:
- a CDS encoding glycosyltransferase family 4 protein — protein sequence MVGIGITGFVLSLALALVLTPLVKKFAFLVGAIDKPNHRKVHTRIMPRLGGLSFYASFTVIILLLLPLIPEHWFSAHDKRLIGALLTGGSLIVLLGALDDRFQLSAKLKLLVQIAAACVVVFGFDIRMDFVNIPFGAASQSLTDWISIPLTIFWIVGVTNAINLIDGLDGLAAGVSGIAISSIMVMSALMGQGTVVILCAVLLGGIIGFLFFNFHPAKIFMGDSGALFLGFALAMLSMLGFKQITVVSFVTPLLLIGVPLSDTFFAIIRRRVQKKPIFEPDKGHLHHCLQQLGFSHRKTVLIIYGVAAFFGACAVLQSVFSNSGVGNWMTFVVICVLLVLLQIGAELIGIVDKSKRPILNFLARMRVKETAGTRSK from the coding sequence ATGGTTGGAATCGGGATCACCGGATTTGTGCTATCGCTCGCGCTTGCGCTGGTGTTGACGCCGCTTGTTAAGAAGTTCGCGTTTCTCGTCGGCGCGATCGACAAACCGAATCATCGCAAAGTGCACACGCGGATCATGCCACGGCTCGGAGGTCTGTCCTTCTACGCTTCGTTTACGGTCATTATTCTTCTCTTGCTGCCGCTCATTCCCGAGCACTGGTTCAGCGCTCACGACAAGCGTCTCATCGGCGCGCTTCTGACGGGCGGTTCGCTCATCGTGCTGCTCGGCGCGCTGGACGACAGATTTCAGTTGTCTGCGAAGCTCAAGCTGCTCGTGCAGATCGCTGCGGCGTGCGTCGTCGTTTTCGGCTTCGATATTCGGATGGACTTCGTTAATATACCGTTCGGTGCAGCCAGCCAGTCCCTGACGGATTGGATCAGCATTCCGCTTACGATCTTCTGGATAGTCGGCGTCACCAACGCGATTAATCTGATCGACGGGCTCGACGGCCTGGCGGCAGGCGTGTCGGGCATCGCCATCAGCTCGATCATGGTCATGTCCGCCCTGATGGGCCAAGGTACCGTCGTCATCTTGTGCGCGGTGCTTCTCGGCGGCATTATCGGATTTTTGTTCTTCAACTTCCACCCCGCCAAGATCTTTATGGGTGATTCCGGCGCGTTGTTCCTCGGATTCGCGCTTGCGATGCTTTCGATGCTCGGATTCAAGCAGATCACCGTCGTCTCGTTCGTGACGCCGCTTCTGTTGATCGGCGTGCCGCTGTCGGATACGTTCTTCGCGATCATCCGCCGCCGCGTGCAGAAGAAGCCGATTTTCGAACCGGACAAAGGTCATCTGCACCACTGCTTGCAACAGCTCGGCTTCAGCCACCGCAAGACCGTGTTGATTATCTACGGCGTCGCTGCATTTTTCGGCGCCTGCGCGGTACTTCAATCGGTGTTCTCGAACTCGGGCGTCGGCAACTGGATGACCTTCGTCGTCATCTGTGTGCTGCTCGTACTGCTGCAGATCGGCGCCGAGCTCATCGGCATCGTGGACAAGTCGAAGCGCCCGATCTTGAACTTCCTCGCGCGCATGCGCGTGAAGGAGACGGCGGGTACGCGCTCCAAATAA
- a CDS encoding S-layer homology domain-containing protein, whose translation MKLTNKRFVAWMLTLALVATLLPWAPAKSANAASAYFQFDDFSTVITSPTDVNGNLIDIAGTFNSVSQSSLGYKIEKLIKNGTGASDYGVAESSVGSNIPIITGTSGFRFTAVQIYDGLNRITVTGTNTQGNVVSGEAYVYFTNVPVISEVKLIDGTTLPEGVSIVTTNPTATISLKAPNATKVTINGTEMFGGSGSSFVLSGIALTHGLNKLTIIASNGSKTYQLTRQLIYYNASLTAYNVTLGSIQLDGKPTISATVSGDKLAGRLILPTTDPVNASSPLPTFTVQLFKTADLTAGLPVASTTATGVFIESTTDYAVYSFETSGAFSLSANGDYSFKIVGPNASAVDLVPFTYLQGGSPIITGVKQAYGVTENSGNNTVTSQSSANFSNNASISQLPLWIVLEASNFNSNGGTADLKVEQNGVNVTASASYDKDQRTTVGGYPVIKLKSLPAGDLKLTFTITSGGLSNSIVRNVTYYPAPAIQIDNLFTGQTFGSDTEFKARDIVGRLLNFNLGSNAELNTIKATLNGAVVSRGTDPAEIIVDASNGSFKLTPSALTLVAGANTLTFTGTANGIPVSTSVTIYLFSKEAPVITNVHPVPYVLPPSNDSTTLPQRKFSDTAVKFPVTDDNEYTTTEKSLDLLFKVVEFDSLEVQIDGNKVASGTAAGTTLTIKDEISTDSIVPYIDMNATTLPRKDAYMLDSSAGEKEFQIRLSEIKLPTSGATNITIILRKGTNTVSQTITIIRDLSPYLILSPKLPNEAVINANFLKISIKAEGADQVLIGKVAMIKGEGDIFRYEMQNLKAGKNSVKFTVVSGTQKVNGSFDVTYAADDSITAQYKTSVAASGKLSIFTGDLQLSFPKNTFLRQANSSPGQDVKTVDLFNSQMIYFGIADRTDGRTVKKYNAVGETDNAGNAQDGMMKTVATDSYATDRLRPKTNFSMASNLFWIDAGYFDGTTTPTGDFNLIDPMQPYQAGNMFYGRVYDPSKWLEPSQRGTITIKYDADIANAYGQNLSMWRYTSNGWENIGGVVNTSSKTVTAPFDGFGYYTVMGLRYSFSDIIGHKYARLALESIFSHGVMNNKDSNSFGVYENITRGEFAQMLVKIMGIPLQYDPNNMTFDDVQPFDYPDQPYWNYRYVETAVKKGYIRGKSPRLFMPNDNLTRGEAAVMIARAMNLVKSNADAEKDLASLQKIFTDASTTDTYAVSSILAVNKAGFISGIANTVPAGGKATFRYEPDSNLSRADAAVIAQRVMKKLKKL comes from the coding sequence TTGAAACTTACGAACAAACGGTTTGTCGCTTGGATGCTGACACTGGCGCTCGTCGCGACGCTGCTGCCTTGGGCGCCGGCCAAGTCTGCGAATGCGGCATCGGCGTATTTTCAGTTCGATGATTTCAGTACCGTCATTACCTCTCCTACCGACGTGAACGGCAACCTCATCGATATTGCAGGTACGTTCAACAGCGTTTCGCAGTCGAGTCTCGGCTACAAGATCGAGAAGCTGATCAAAAACGGAACAGGCGCTTCCGACTATGGCGTAGCCGAATCTTCCGTGGGTTCCAACATTCCGATCATTACGGGCACCAGCGGGTTTCGCTTCACGGCCGTCCAGATTTATGACGGTCTGAACCGGATCACCGTGACGGGTACCAACACGCAGGGCAATGTCGTCTCGGGAGAGGCGTACGTATACTTTACCAACGTGCCTGTCATCTCCGAGGTCAAGCTGATCGACGGTACGACGCTGCCGGAAGGCGTCTCGATCGTAACGACGAACCCGACCGCTACGATCTCGCTCAAAGCACCTAATGCGACCAAAGTAACGATCAACGGTACGGAAATGTTCGGCGGCTCCGGGTCCAGCTTCGTGCTGTCCGGAATTGCACTGACACATGGACTGAACAAGCTAACGATTATTGCCAGCAACGGCAGCAAGACGTACCAACTGACGCGTCAGTTGATCTATTATAACGCTTCTTTGACTGCTTATAATGTAACGCTTGGCAGCATCCAGTTGGACGGCAAGCCGACCATCAGTGCGACCGTAAGCGGCGATAAACTGGCGGGACGCCTGATTCTCCCTACGACGGATCCTGTAAACGCGAGCTCCCCGCTGCCGACCTTTACGGTCCAATTGTTCAAGACCGCCGATCTGACTGCCGGATTGCCGGTTGCCTCCACGACGGCGACGGGCGTGTTCATCGAATCGACTACCGACTATGCGGTATACAGCTTCGAAACGAGCGGCGCGTTTTCGTTGAGCGCCAACGGGGACTATTCGTTTAAGATTGTCGGGCCGAACGCTTCGGCCGTTGATCTTGTTCCCTTTACCTACCTTCAGGGCGGATCGCCTATTATTACCGGCGTTAAGCAGGCGTATGGCGTCACCGAGAACAGCGGCAATAACACGGTAACTTCTCAATCGAGCGCGAACTTCTCCAACAATGCCTCCATTTCGCAGCTTCCCTTGTGGATCGTGCTCGAGGCGAGCAACTTCAATAGCAACGGCGGCACCGCAGATCTAAAGGTGGAGCAGAACGGCGTCAATGTCACGGCATCCGCTTCGTACGATAAAGATCAGCGCACTACTGTTGGAGGCTATCCTGTAATTAAACTAAAGTCTCTGCCCGCTGGCGACTTGAAGCTGACGTTCACGATAACGAGCGGCGGCTTGTCCAATTCAATCGTTCGCAACGTGACTTATTATCCGGCGCCTGCGATTCAGATTGACAACCTGTTTACCGGCCAGACCTTCGGCAGCGATACGGAATTTAAGGCGCGCGATATCGTCGGTCGTCTACTGAACTTCAATCTCGGCAGCAACGCAGAGCTGAACACGATTAAGGCAACGTTAAATGGCGCTGTTGTTTCGCGGGGCACGGATCCGGCGGAAATCATTGTCGATGCATCCAACGGCAGTTTCAAACTGACGCCGAGCGCGCTCACCTTGGTCGCCGGCGCTAATACGCTGACGTTCACAGGGACGGCGAATGGGATTCCGGTCTCGACTTCCGTCACGATTTACTTGTTCTCCAAAGAAGCGCCGGTCATTACCAACGTGCATCCCGTGCCTTATGTACTGCCGCCTTCGAACGACAGCACGACACTGCCCCAACGGAAGTTTTCCGATACCGCGGTAAAGTTCCCGGTCACGGACGACAATGAATACACGACGACGGAAAAGTCGTTGGATCTGCTGTTTAAGGTAGTCGAGTTCGATTCTCTCGAAGTCCAGATCGATGGAAACAAGGTTGCATCCGGCACCGCGGCGGGCACGACGCTGACGATAAAGGATGAGATTTCAACGGATTCCATCGTTCCTTACATTGATATGAACGCGACGACGCTCCCAAGAAAAGATGCGTACATGCTCGATTCGTCCGCCGGCGAGAAGGAATTCCAGATCCGTCTGTCCGAGATCAAGCTTCCGACGTCCGGAGCGACGAACATTACGATAATTTTGCGCAAGGGTACCAACACGGTCTCCCAGACGATTACGATCATTCGGGATCTGTCCCCGTACCTGATCTTGTCGCCCAAGCTGCCGAACGAGGCTGTAATCAACGCCAACTTCCTCAAGATCAGCATCAAGGCCGAAGGTGCGGACCAAGTGCTGATCGGCAAGGTCGCAATGATTAAGGGCGAAGGCGATATCTTCCGCTATGAAATGCAAAATCTCAAGGCCGGCAAAAACTCGGTGAAGTTTACGGTCGTATCGGGCACGCAAAAAGTGAACGGCTCCTTTGACGTTACTTATGCGGCGGACGACTCGATCACGGCTCAATACAAGACGTCGGTTGCCGCATCCGGCAAGCTCTCGATCTTCACGGGGGATCTGCAGCTTTCTTTCCCGAAGAACACGTTCCTGCGTCAGGCGAATTCGAGCCCGGGCCAAGACGTGAAGACGGTGGATCTGTTCAATTCGCAGATGATTTACTTCGGCATCGCGGATCGCACGGACGGCCGGACGGTCAAGAAATATAATGCGGTCGGCGAGACGGACAACGCGGGCAATGCACAGGACGGCATGATGAAAACGGTCGCCACCGATTCCTACGCGACGGATCGCCTGCGTCCCAAGACGAACTTCAGCATGGCGTCCAACCTGTTCTGGATCGATGCAGGGTACTTCGACGGTACGACGACACCTACCGGCGACTTCAACCTGATCGATCCGATGCAGCCCTACCAGGCCGGCAATATGTTCTACGGTCGCGTATACGATCCGTCCAAGTGGCTCGAGCCGTCGCAGCGCGGTACGATTACAATCAAGTATGATGCGGATATCGCCAATGCCTACGGTCAGAACCTGAGCATGTGGCGTTATACGAGCAACGGATGGGAAAATATCGGCGGCGTAGTCAATACGTCGAGCAAAACGGTCACGGCGCCGTTCGACGGCTTCGGTTATTACACGGTCATGGGACTGCGGTACAGCTTCAGCGACATCATCGGTCACAAATACGCGCGTCTCGCGTTGGAGTCGATTTTCTCGCACGGCGTCATGAACAATAAAGATTCGAATTCCTTCGGCGTATACGAGAACATCACCCGCGGCGAATTCGCGCAGATGCTGGTCAAGATTATGGGCATTCCGCTCCAATACGACCCGAACAACATGACCTTCGACGACGTGCAGCCTTTCGATTATCCCGATCAGCCTTATTGGAACTATCGTTATGTAGAGACGGCGGTCAAAAAGGGATATATCCGAGGCAAGTCGCCTCGACTCTTCATGCCGAACGACAACTTGACCCGGGGCGAAGCGGCGGTCATGATCGCTCGTGCGATGAACCTGGTCAAGAGCAATGCGGATGCCGAGAAGGACCTGGCATCTTTACAGAAGATTTTCACCGATGCCTCCACGACGGACACCTATGCGGTCAGCTCCATTCTGGCCGTGAACAAGGCGGGCTTCATTTCGGGCATCGCCAACACGGTGCCGGCCGGTGGCAAGGCTACGTTCCGCTACGAACCGGATTCGAATCTGTCGCGTGCGGATGCTGCGGTCATTGCGCAGCGCGTTATGAAAAAGCTGAAGAAACTCTAA
- a CDS encoding S-layer homology domain-containing protein, translating into MKKSLSLLIALAMVFGMFASMASAATTELTTAQKYQWFVDQGVLKGDPSGNPRLDSTLTRAEFATIVASVGGLKLVNTTSSFSDVKAKDWYFTAIQSASDAGLVNGIGAGKFGPKLNVTVEQVIKVAVTLAGIKPVDGAVVAGSSAWAGPYIQAATNAGLAVPSNYKANATRGQTIDVAYIVTQLKARPVLDGVTVTVNADDTITVAGKVVGTADSVKVAQGTATAVAATLKDDKTFTYTTAKQVAGTYKFTVVAYDGDKASAAVEKEVTIGGFAVSSVAVLNGKQIAVTFNKAVQEGTSVGGVSYSLNTANSYFVLSGAGNPKSVSLNSDKTVATLTFANFVNLLGSYQQFEVKSGLKSASGQAVTAYKQAVQLTDSAAPTVTEVTWLGTVPTIKFSEPVKAASLVNTVSINGSVINLNGSGIGYKNNADADGDVTSIDITGLSKNTSYTLNIVGAQDLAGTKFEYSTTLQVPNDTTPPTVVSATINGTILTVKYSEPLGKTTAGVVYGGVASASGKADVVGGNYDSSASTVTFDLNGWLNGANFLNSSVTISGYKDAVGNTGADYTTSVTITKDTTAPVLQTTFVDGNKVVFKFDEEVKVAGTPVLNASFTDTNGVKYAAGPLAGAWSVGYDANNNNNGIPSASEGENNYLVFNKSGSSFVAGTYTFTVKYASSAYIYDASANANKIASDLSSATVTVSSGSTASGKLRVAISAPKAGQLRFEFGYNDGTAGNPTLALGTPDISKFLINGVALPTGTSISFVENRYTIVADLPANSITSSGYRTVSVSNITDEAGNTLSTASGDISNGNVYIAENVKPTASNIAVVSDKVLTVSLSESVNTATANAANITGVEVYINGSTTKVANLTVTASGTTLRIEALSDNNVFAASQTIAVKFANAQIYDVNGNQIADVTLNK; encoded by the coding sequence ATGAAGAAAAGTTTGTCTCTTCTCATAGCACTCGCTATGGTATTCGGCATGTTTGCCTCTATGGCATCTGCCGCTACAACTGAACTGACCACTGCGCAAAAGTATCAGTGGTTCGTTGATCAAGGTGTTTTGAAGGGTGATCCAAGCGGCAATCCGCGTCTGGACTCCACGCTGACTCGCGCTGAGTTCGCAACGATCGTTGCAAGCGTTGGCGGTCTGAAGCTGGTCAACACGACGTCTTCTTTCTCTGACGTCAAGGCTAAAGACTGGTACTTCACGGCTATCCAATCCGCTTCCGACGCTGGTCTGGTTAACGGTATCGGCGCTGGCAAGTTTGGTCCTAAGCTGAACGTAACTGTTGAGCAAGTGATCAAGGTTGCTGTTACCCTCGCTGGCATCAAGCCGGTTGACGGCGCTGTTGTTGCTGGTTCGTCCGCATGGGCTGGCCCGTACATCCAAGCTGCTACCAACGCTGGCCTGGCTGTTCCTTCGAACTACAAGGCTAACGCTACGCGTGGCCAAACGATCGACGTTGCTTACATCGTAACGCAACTCAAGGCCCGTCCGGTTCTTGATGGCGTAACGGTTACGGTTAACGCTGACGACACGATCACTGTAGCTGGTAAGGTTGTCGGCACGGCTGACAGCGTTAAGGTTGCTCAAGGTACGGCTACTGCAGTAGCTGCTACGCTGAAGGACGACAAGACCTTCACGTACACGACTGCTAAGCAAGTTGCTGGTACTTACAAGTTCACTGTCGTTGCATACGACGGCGACAAGGCTTCCGCTGCAGTTGAGAAGGAAGTTACGATCGGCGGTTTCGCAGTTTCTTCCGTTGCAGTACTGAACGGCAAGCAAATCGCAGTTACCTTCAACAAGGCTGTTCAAGAAGGTACGTCCGTTGGTGGCGTTTCTTATTCGCTCAACACTGCTAACTCGTACTTTGTTCTGAGCGGTGCTGGCAACCCTAAATCTGTTTCCCTTAACTCTGACAAGACGGTTGCTACGCTGACATTCGCTAACTTCGTTAACCTGCTTGGTTCTTACCAACAGTTTGAAGTGAAGTCTGGTCTTAAGTCCGCTTCCGGTCAAGCCGTAACTGCATACAAGCAAGCTGTTCAACTGACGGATTCCGCTGCTCCGACTGTAACTGAAGTTACATGGCTGGGTACGGTTCCTACCATCAAGTTCAGCGAGCCGGTTAAGGCTGCTAGCTTGGTTAACACAGTTTCCATCAATGGCTCTGTTATCAATCTGAACGGTTCCGGTATTGGCTACAAAAACAATGCCGACGCTGATGGCGATGTTACTTCGATCGACATCACGGGTCTGAGCAAGAACACGAGCTATACGCTGAACATCGTTGGCGCTCAAGATCTTGCCGGCACGAAGTTCGAGTACAGCACCACGCTGCAAGTTCCTAACGACACGACTCCTCCTACTGTAGTTTCCGCTACGATTAACGGTACGATTTTGACCGTTAAGTACAGCGAGCCGCTTGGCAAGACTACGGCAGGCGTTGTATACGGTGGTGTTGCTAGCGCTTCTGGCAAGGCTGATGTTGTTGGTGGTAACTACGATTCCAGCGCATCCACAGTTACGTTCGATCTGAACGGCTGGCTGAACGGCGCTAACTTCCTGAACTCTTCCGTAACGATCAGCGGCTATAAGGATGCCGTAGGCAACACTGGCGCTGACTACACGACGAGCGTTACGATTACAAAGGATACGACTGCTCCTGTACTGCAAACGACGTTTGTCGATGGCAATAAAGTTGTTTTCAAATTCGACGAAGAAGTTAAAGTAGCAGGCACTCCTGTCCTCAATGCGAGCTTCACGGACACGAATGGCGTTAAGTATGCCGCTGGTCCTTTGGCGGGCGCATGGTCTGTTGGTTATGATGCCAACAACAACAACAACGGTATTCCGAGTGCTAGCGAAGGCGAAAATAACTATCTCGTCTTCAACAAGAGTGGCTCGTCGTTCGTTGCTGGTACTTATACCTTTACGGTCAAGTACGCGTCTTCTGCCTACATCTATGATGCTTCCGCAAATGCTAACAAAATCGCGAGTGACCTGTCGAGCGCTACTGTAACGGTTTCCTCTGGATCCACTGCAAGCGGCAAACTTCGTGTAGCAATTTCTGCTCCGAAGGCTGGTCAACTGAGGTTTGAATTTGGTTACAATGATGGTACTGCAGGCAATCCTACGCTCGCATTAGGTACTCCGGATATTTCGAAGTTCCTGATCAACGGCGTTGCACTGCCGACTGGCACGAGCATCAGCTTTGTTGAAAATCGTTATACGATCGTTGCCGATCTGCCTGCCAACTCTATCACGAGCAGCGGTTACCGTACGGTTTCCGTAAGCAACATCACTGATGAAGCTGGCAACACACTGTCGACTGCTTCTGGCGACATCTCTAACGGCAATGTTTATATTGCTGAGAATGTTAAGCCTACTGCTTCTAATATCGCTGTAGTTAGCGATAAGGTTTTGACTGTTTCGCTGAGCGAGTCTGTCAATACTGCTACTGCTAATGCTGCTAACATCACTGGCGTTGAAGTTTATATCAACGGCAGCACGACTAAGGTGGCGAATCTGACTGTAACTGCTTCGGGTACGACCCTGAGAATTGAAGCATTGAGTGACAACAATGTCTTTGCTGCTTCGCAAACGATCGCTGTTAAGTTTGCAAATGCGCAAATCTATGATGTTAACGGCAACCAAATCGCTGACGTAACGCTCAACAAGTAA
- a CDS encoding sugar transferase: MEAKRIATTKSITQSRIKAVGNASSKRIKLDKLKRWIQISFLTGEYGIYILTFYLLMYVKVIPDYPAVHTMNPIHWIREVYVFDKYLLFLGMILLIHGFIRAQGVLFSGKRERGLTEELLFSAKATSYAFLMSIGITFLLKTTFIYSRVTLVTFAILMLVEAIIWRATHKYMNQALNAKGYLQDRVLIIGAGKVGNELQRMLEQERSQKFQIVGYLDDYKIGSEVIGKTAELEAVLQNQHIDIVYITIPSERTVIDSILHTIYKYNVDIRIIPEMFDRMSTVFAFHTEASQPYMEVVKTPLRGMNIVLKRLFDMMISAILLILLSPVFFILGLWIKLDSNGPIFFKQVRVGKNGVPFSMMKFRSMCINAELQRENLAKSNEVSGGPAFKVKEDPRVTRSGRWLRKYSLDELPQLWNVLRGDMSLIGPRPPLPDEVAQYTNYHWRRMDVLPGMTGLWQVSGRSDLRFEEWIDLDIQYIERWSIALEMKILLKTIPVVIKGTGAY; encoded by the coding sequence ATGGAAGCAAAGCGGATAGCAACCACCAAGAGCATCACACAGAGTCGTATCAAGGCGGTAGGGAATGCTTCCAGTAAGCGAATTAAGCTTGATAAACTCAAGAGATGGATACAGATTTCCTTCCTAACTGGCGAATACGGCATATATATTTTAACGTTCTACTTACTCATGTATGTAAAAGTAATTCCAGACTATCCGGCAGTCCATACGATGAATCCCATCCATTGGATCCGCGAAGTCTATGTGTTCGACAAGTATTTGCTATTTTTAGGCATGATTCTGCTTATTCATGGATTTATTCGAGCGCAAGGCGTCCTCTTTTCTGGAAAAAGAGAGCGTGGGCTTACCGAAGAATTACTGTTCTCTGCTAAGGCAACAAGTTATGCGTTTCTCATGTCGATCGGTATCACATTTCTATTGAAAACGACGTTTATCTACTCCCGAGTGACGCTAGTAACGTTCGCGATTCTGATGCTTGTGGAAGCTATCATTTGGCGAGCTACACATAAATATATGAATCAAGCTTTAAACGCAAAGGGGTATCTGCAAGATCGCGTTCTGATCATAGGCGCAGGCAAAGTCGGAAATGAACTGCAGAGAATGCTGGAGCAGGAAAGAAGCCAAAAATTCCAGATCGTCGGCTACTTGGACGATTATAAAATTGGTTCTGAAGTAATCGGCAAGACGGCAGAGTTGGAAGCGGTATTGCAAAATCAACATATCGATATTGTGTATATAACGATACCTTCCGAACGCACCGTTATCGATTCGATCTTGCACACCATTTACAAGTACAATGTCGATATCCGGATTATACCGGAAATGTTCGATCGAATGTCAACCGTTTTCGCCTTTCATACGGAGGCCAGTCAACCGTACATGGAAGTCGTGAAAACACCATTGAGGGGTATGAATATTGTATTAAAGCGACTATTCGATATGATGATCAGCGCCATTCTACTTATTCTATTATCCCCCGTGTTCTTCATATTGGGTTTGTGGATCAAACTGGACTCAAACGGTCCCATATTCTTCAAGCAGGTAAGAGTCGGTAAAAACGGCGTACCGTTCTCCATGATGAAATTTAGATCCATGTGCATAAATGCTGAGCTTCAAAGAGAGAACCTGGCCAAATCAAATGAAGTTAGCGGAGGTCCAGCCTTTAAAGTGAAAGAGGATCCGCGAGTTACGCGCTCCGGTCGATGGCTGCGCAAATACTCATTGGATGAGCTCCCGCAGCTTTGGAACGTGCTGAGAGGGGACATGAGCCTGATCGGACCTAGACCACCACTGCCCGACGAGGTTGCCCAGTATACCAATTACCATTGGCGGCGGATGGATGTACTTCCTGGAATGACGGGACTCTGGCAGGTTAGCGGTAGAAGCGATCTTCGTTTTGAAGAATGGATCGATCTGGACATTCAGTATATCGAGCGTTGGAGCATTGCGCTGGAGATGAAGATATTGTTAAAAACGATTCCTGTGGTTATTAAGGGCACAGGCGCGTATTGA